AGCTAGCCGTTAGGGGTGACTTGACGTTGGACACGCTGACCCCACCAGTGAGGTTGTTGCCCGCGATCGACAGGTTCAGCGCTGTGCCGGTGGCGCTGCCCCCGAAGACCTCTGGCGTGCTCGCCCCTGCAGGGCCGGCAATCAGGGCACTGGCGGCCGTTACGGTCCCGAAGACCATCCCCAGCCGAGCCAACCTTGACCTCATGCTCGCACCTCTCTGTTCCCCTCCATCGGGAGGCCGACCAATCACCCACCTGGTTAGAACCCGGCCAAACCGGCCCAAGGCACCCAAACAGTAGCTCCGGTCGCCGCGCCCGCGCGTCCGATGGACGCGACGGCCGACGCCTGGCCTATTTGTTCGCCGGTGGCCGGGGTCTTCCTGCTCGAGCCCGTACCCCTTATCAGCCCCTACCGCCCATATGATCGCCGGCGATGGAGGCGGCCTTCTTCGACGTGGACAAGACGGTCATCGCCCGGGCGTCGATGGCCGTGTTCGGCCGCACCTTCTACCGCGAAGGCCTGATATCCCGGCGCACCGTGCTCCGGGGCCTGTGGGCCCAGCTGGTCTATCTCCATCTCGGCGCCGGCGAGGAGAAGCTGGCTCGCATCAGGGAATCCGTGCTGACCCTGACCAGGGGTTGGGACCAGGCCAAGGTCAGGGAGATCGTCCGTGAGGCGATGGACGAGCTGGTGGAGCCCGTCATCTACGGCGAGGCGTTGGAGCTCATCGAGACGCACCGGGAAGCGGGACGCAAGGTCTACATCGTCTCGGCATCACCTGAGGAGATCGTGGGCCCTCTGGCGCGCTACCTGGGGGTCGACGGGGCCATATCCAGCACGGCGAAGATCGACCGGGACGGGCGCTACACGGGGGAGATGGAGTTCTACGCCTACGGCCCCTACAAGGCCGAGGCCATCCAGGCCCTGGCCCAGCGGGAGGGGATCGACCTGGCCGGCTCCTTCGCCTACTCAGACTCCTACACCGACCTGCCCATGCTGGAGGCCGTCGGCCACCCCGTGGCCGTGAATCCCGACCGCGTCCTGCTCAAGCTGGCCAAGGACCGCGAGTGGGAGGTGCGCAACTTCGTCCGTCCGGTCTCGCTCCGGCCGCGCGTCAGCGCGCCGGGACTACCGGCTGCCGCCGTCGCCGGCGCGGTGGTCATGGGAGTCGGAGGAGTGGTGGGTTGGCGCCTGGGGCTCCGCCTCAGGCGCCAACCGGTCAATCTGCCCGCAGCTTCTTGGCAGCAACGGCTCCGAGAGCAATCAGTACGGCCAATATCAGCAGCTTCTTCATGGCTTCCAAACCTACCGGCTGGCTGGCTCCCCCACTAGTGATCAATCCATCCGGGCTGTTCGGGGCCCTGTAACCTCCCGGGCGGAGGTGTCCGGGCACCTGGTGGGCCCCCCCGCCTTCAAAGCGGGTGGGACGGGCGATCCCCGTCCGGCGGGTTCGATTCCCGTCCACCTCCGCCACATTCACGGGTGGGACGGGCGCTCCGTCCCTGGCGGCGGGTTCGATTCCCGTCCACCTCCGCCACATTCTTCGCCACGTTCACGGGTGGGACGGG
The DNA window shown above is from Acidimicrobiales bacterium and carries:
- a CDS encoding HAD-IB family hydrolase; this encodes MEAAFFDVDKTVIARASMAVFGRTFYREGLISRRTVLRGLWAQLVYLHLGAGEEKLARIRESVLTLTRGWDQAKVREIVREAMDELVEPVIYGEALELIETHREAGRKVYIVSASPEEIVGPLARYLGVDGAISSTAKIDRDGRYTGEMEFYAYGPYKAEAIQALAQREGIDLAGSFAYSDSYTDLPMLEAVGHPVAVNPDRVLLKLAKDREWEVRNFVRPVSLRPRVSAPGLPAAAVAGAVVMGVGGVVGWRLGLRLRRQPVNLPAASWQQRLREQSVRPISAASSWLPNLPAGWLPH